In Methanonatronarchaeum thermophilum, a genomic segment contains:
- the cofG gene encoding 7,8-didemethyl-8-hydroxy-5-deazariboflavin synthase subunit CofG codes for MVVGLVDVVEKAGLLRDRFFGEITYCRNVFVPVTNVCRNSCGYCGFCGGEYYLMSPSEVYDVLVEGVRGGAVEALFTFGERPEEAGCGFSRILGEYGYGSFTDYLVDLFEMALDLGLLPHTNPGLVSKSDFKLYSRYNASMGLMLESTATLPVHEGCPGKAPEKRIELIEFAGQEKIPLTTGILVGVGETWLDRLKSLRKIKEIDDRYGHIQEVIIQGHNKHRLAETQHPSVDEEVVVKTIAIARHILKDIEIQAPPNLHPDIKPLLTAGISDLGGISTTKDHINPSKEWPTPNQLKEKIDQHGYILKERLPIYPEYIEKGWVSKHVKKNLDKNNEI; via the coding sequence ATGGTTGTTGGATTGGTTGATGTGGTGGAAAAAGCTGGTTTGTTGAGGGATAGGTTTTTTGGTGAGATAACTTATTGTAGGAATGTTTTTGTTCCTGTTACCAATGTTTGTCGTAATAGTTGTGGGTATTGTGGGTTTTGTGGTGGGGAGTATTATTTGATGTCTCCTAGTGAGGTTTATGATGTTTTGGTTGAAGGTGTGAGAGGTGGTGCAGTTGAGGCGTTGTTTACTTTTGGGGAGCGTCCTGAGGAAGCAGGCTGTGGTTTTAGCAGGATTCTTGGGGAGTATGGGTATGGTTCGTTTACCGATTATTTAGTTGATTTGTTTGAAATGGCTTTGGATTTAGGTTTGTTACCTCATACGAATCCGGGGTTGGTGTCGAAAAGTGATTTCAAACTGTATAGTAGGTATAATGCGAGTATGGGTTTGATGTTGGAGAGTACTGCAACCTTACCGGTTCATGAAGGGTGTCCTGGGAAGGCTCCCGAGAAGAGGATTGAGTTAATTGAGTTTGCAGGTCAAGAAAAGATACCCTTAACAACAGGTATTTTGGTAGGGGTTGGAGAGACCTGGCTGGATCGGTTGAAGAGTTTGAGAAAAATCAAAGAGATCGATGACAGGTATGGGCATATACAGGAAGTGATTATACAGGGACATAACAAACATCGATTGGCAGAGACACAACATCCGTCCGTGGATGAAGAAGTCGTGGTAAAAACTATCGCAATAGCGAGACACATACTAAAAGACATTGAGATACAGGCACCACCCAACCTACATCCAGACATCAAACCATTATTAACGGCGGGTATATCCGATTTAGGCGGTATTTCAACAACTAAAGACCATATAAACCCCAGTAAGGAATGGCCCACCCCAAACCAACTGAAAGAAAAAATCGACCAACATGGATACATATTAAAAGAGAGACTACCGATATACCCAGAGTATATAGAGAAAGGTTGGGTCAGCAAG